One window of Tenacibaculum maritimum NCIMB 2154 genomic DNA carries:
- the msrB gene encoding peptide-methionine (R)-S-oxide reductase MsrB: MLTWKNIIHFATTGNPSPQKRVEKTQKEWESLLSPEQFKITRLKGTERPFSGELCTIYDEGQYNCVCCNTPLFDATIKFNSSSGWPSFTQPIAEHAIQYQKDTTHGMVRVEVLCNTCDAHLGHVFPDGPEPSGLRYCINSISMQLEKGAKDEH, encoded by the coding sequence ATGCTAACATGGAAAAATATTATTCATTTTGCCACTACTGGGAATCCTAGTCCTCAAAAAAGGGTTGAAAAAACCCAAAAAGAATGGGAAAGTTTATTATCTCCCGAACAATTTAAAATTACAAGATTAAAAGGTACGGAACGCCCTTTTTCAGGGGAATTATGTACTATTTATGATGAAGGACAATACAATTGTGTATGTTGTAATACCCCTTTATTTGATGCTACAATAAAATTTAATTCAAGTTCTGGTTGGCCCAGTTTTACACAACCTATTGCGGAACATGCTATTCAATATCAAAAAGATACTACACATGGAATGGTTCGTGTAGAGGTTTTATGCAATACTTGTGATGCGCATTTAGGTCATGTTTTTCCTGATGGTCCTGAGCCTAGTGGCCTACGCTATTGTATTAACTCTATTTCCATGCAATTGGAGAAAGGAGCTAAAGATGAACACTAA
- the ric gene encoding iron-sulfur cluster repair di-iron protein produces the protein MDINNNTIIADIVTYNYKTAAILKKYKIDFCCHGNRTLAEASEEKRIDLRALIEEVPGVEDSVAFSINYQDWDLDFMSDYIYDNHHAYIEKQIPEILHYLNKICRVHRVKHPELLEIRSLFKQSSDELTKHMKKEELILFPFIKKIAIAERTGGQLKKVPFGSIKTLIDMMHTDHDKEGNRFRKIAEFSNNYTPPNDSCNSYKIAFSLLKDFEEDLHKHIHLENNILFKRAIATEIKLNKQ, from the coding sequence ATGGATATAAATAATAACACGATCATTGCTGATATTGTAACGTATAATTATAAAACAGCAGCAATTCTTAAAAAATATAAAATAGATTTTTGCTGTCATGGAAATAGGACATTAGCAGAAGCTTCTGAGGAAAAAAGAATAGATTTAAGAGCTTTAATAGAGGAGGTGCCTGGTGTAGAAGATAGTGTAGCCTTTTCTATAAATTACCAAGATTGGGATCTCGATTTTATGAGTGATTACATTTATGATAATCATCATGCTTATATAGAGAAGCAAATTCCTGAAATATTACATTATTTGAATAAAATATGTAGGGTGCATAGAGTAAAACATCCTGAATTGTTAGAAATAAGGAGCTTATTCAAACAAAGCTCAGATGAATTAACCAAACATATGAAGAAAGAGGAACTGATACTGTTTCCATTTATAAAAAAAATAGCCATTGCAGAAAGAACTGGGGGGCAATTAAAAAAAGTTCCTTTTGGCAGTATAAAAACTCTTATTGATATGATGCATACAGATCATGATAAAGAAGGAAACCGCTTTAGAAAAATAGCTGAGTTTTCCAATAATTATACCCCGCCAAATGATAGTTGTAATTCCTACAAGATAGCTTTTTCGCTTTTAAAAGATTTTGAAGAAGATTTACATAAACATATTCATTTAGAGAATAATATTTTATTCAAAAGAGCAATAGCAACAGAAATTAAACTAAATAAGCAGTAG
- a CDS encoding aspartate aminotransferase family protein, whose protein sequence is MKLFETYSLFDITPERGEGNYIFDEEGVKYLDLYGGHAVISIGHSHPKYVENIKNQVSRLGFYSNAIQNPLQKELALKLGRISQCSTYNLFLCNSGAEANENALKLASFYTGKKKVIAFKNGFHGRTSAAVAVTDNSKIIAPINAQQEVELLKLGDIESVEKSFANHDVCAVIFEIIQGVGGLDEAPTWFYQRVEKLCEKYGVILIVDEVQCGFGRTGDFFAFQKHGLTPDIISMAKGMGNGFPIGGVLIHPKIKASYGMLGTTFGGNHLACAASLAVLEVLEKEKLLERIKDTADFFKRELRDVTEIKAVKGRGLMLGLVFDFPIEELRKKLLFKHHIFTGNAKNPKVLRILPPLTITKRDLSVFIKALKEEL, encoded by the coding sequence ATGAAGCTATTTGAAACTTATTCATTGTTCGATATCACTCCAGAAAGAGGAGAAGGAAATTATATTTTTGATGAAGAAGGAGTTAAGTATTTGGACTTATATGGAGGGCATGCTGTTATTTCTATAGGGCATTCGCATCCAAAATATGTTGAGAATATAAAGAATCAGGTAAGTCGATTAGGGTTCTACAGCAATGCTATTCAAAACCCTTTGCAAAAAGAATTGGCATTGAAATTAGGAAGGATTTCTCAATGTAGTACATACAATTTGTTTTTGTGTAATTCTGGTGCAGAAGCAAATGAAAACGCATTGAAGTTGGCTTCCTTTTATACAGGAAAGAAAAAAGTGATTGCTTTTAAAAACGGATTTCATGGAAGAACGTCTGCAGCTGTTGCCGTAACGGATAATTCAAAAATAATAGCTCCGATTAATGCGCAACAAGAAGTCGAACTTTTAAAACTTGGAGATATAGAATCGGTGGAGAAGTCATTTGCTAATCATGATGTTTGTGCTGTAATTTTTGAAATTATTCAGGGAGTTGGAGGTTTGGATGAGGCACCAACATGGTTTTATCAGAGGGTAGAAAAGTTATGTGAAAAATACGGGGTAATCCTTATTGTAGATGAGGTGCAATGTGGATTTGGAAGAACGGGAGATTTTTTTGCTTTTCAAAAGCATGGATTAACACCGGATATTATTTCTATGGCGAAAGGAATGGGGAATGGTTTTCCTATTGGAGGGGTTTTAATTCACCCAAAGATAAAAGCATCTTATGGAATGTTAGGAACTACCTTCGGAGGAAATCATTTGGCTTGTGCTGCTTCATTAGCTGTTTTAGAAGTGTTAGAAAAGGAGAAGTTGCTAGAACGAATAAAAGATACTGCTGACTTTTTTAAAAGGGAATTACGAGACGTAACCGAGATAAAAGCGGTGAAGGGAAGAGGATTGATGCTGGGGTTGGTATTTGATTTTCCGATAGAGGAATTGAGAAAAAAATTGCTTTTTAAGCATCATATTTTTACAGGGAATGCTAAAAACCCGAAGGTATTAAGAATATTACCTCCACTAACTATTACTAAGCGTGATTTAAGCGTTTTTATAAAAGCGTTAAAAGAAGAATTATGA
- a CDS encoding GNAT family N-acetyltransferase produces MNIVIANKSHTVYATIISETIANAASDRGTGIAKRTPEYITAKIIAGNAVIALQGDVFAGFCYIEAWSHGKFVANSGLIVHPEFRGIGLAKKIKRRIFEHSRAKFPNSKIFSITTGLAVMKMNYELGYQPVTFSELTNDDSFWKGCQTCKNYDVLIRTSRKMCLCTGMLYDTSEKKSAKHSYNIKVLRRLKNIKQLLFLKKNNR; encoded by the coding sequence ATGAACATTGTTATTGCAAACAAATCACATACGGTTTATGCAACTATTATTAGTGAAACCATAGCAAATGCAGCTTCGGATAGAGGAACAGGAATAGCAAAGCGAACTCCAGAGTATATCACTGCTAAAATAATTGCAGGAAATGCGGTAATTGCTTTACAAGGAGATGTTTTTGCAGGCTTCTGTTATATTGAAGCTTGGAGTCATGGGAAGTTCGTTGCAAATTCAGGATTAATCGTTCATCCAGAATTTAGAGGTATAGGATTGGCAAAAAAAATAAAGAGAAGAATATTTGAACATTCTAGAGCAAAATTTCCAAATTCAAAAATATTCAGTATTACAACGGGATTGGCTGTAATGAAAATGAATTACGAATTAGGATACCAACCTGTAACGTTTTCTGAATTAACAAATGATGATAGTTTTTGGAAAGGATGCCAAACTTGTAAAAACTATGACGTGCTAATACGAACCAGTAGAAAGATGTGCCTTTGTACAGGAATGCTGTACGATACTTCAGAAAAAAAATCTGCAAAACACTCTTACAACATAAAAGTTTTAAGAAGATTAAAAAATATCAAACAATTATTATTTCTAAAAAAAAATAACAGATGA
- a CDS encoding Pycsar system effector family protein: MENLIVAAETYVIEFLNEGLKKSFIYHNIAHTQRVVEKAEELLKEENIEEITKENVLLAAWFHDVGYVEKEAGHEEESIRIATTFLKEKGIEATRIREISKLIAVTKIGIKPTTDSEKILKDADCAHIGSKNFEEYTALLRKEWELAKGKELSDENWLEENIDFLTNTHRFYSKAASKKWGKQKGRNLAKLLKLEAKTKQETAKLKQKKEALDLKKNKVELPERGIETMFRVALRNHITLSDIADTKANILLSVNAIIISMTLSTLIPKLDNPSNGYLLVPSIVFISFTVASIVLSVMATRPNVTEGKFSKEDVANKKVNLLFFGNFHKMELPDFEWAMEEMMQDKDYLYGSLTKDLYFLGLVLNRKYKLLRITYTVFMIGIIVSVLVFALAFKMQ, from the coding sequence ATGGAAAACTTGATAGTAGCGGCAGAAACTTATGTAATAGAATTTCTTAATGAAGGTTTAAAAAAATCTTTTATATATCATAATATAGCTCATACGCAGCGAGTAGTTGAAAAAGCAGAAGAACTTTTAAAGGAAGAAAATATTGAAGAAATAACAAAAGAAAACGTATTGTTAGCTGCTTGGTTTCATGATGTAGGATATGTTGAAAAAGAAGCAGGTCATGAAGAAGAAAGTATTCGAATAGCAACTACATTTTTGAAGGAAAAAGGAATAGAAGCAACTAGGATCAGAGAAATTTCAAAATTAATAGCAGTCACTAAAATAGGTATAAAGCCAACTACTGATTCAGAAAAAATATTAAAAGATGCTGATTGCGCTCATATTGGAAGTAAGAACTTTGAAGAATATACAGCATTATTACGAAAAGAATGGGAATTAGCTAAAGGGAAGGAACTGTCTGATGAAAATTGGCTAGAAGAAAATATTGATTTTTTAACGAATACACATCGTTTTTATAGTAAAGCAGCTTCTAAAAAATGGGGAAAGCAAAAAGGTAGAAATTTAGCAAAACTGCTAAAGCTAGAGGCCAAAACAAAACAAGAAACCGCTAAGCTAAAACAAAAGAAAGAAGCTTTAGACTTAAAAAAAAATAAAGTAGAATTACCGGAGAGAGGTATAGAAACAATGTTTCGTGTAGCATTGCGAAACCATATTACATTAAGTGATATTGCTGATACTAAAGCAAATATTTTACTATCAGTAAATGCCATTATTATTTCTATGACTTTATCTACGTTGATACCAAAATTAGACAATCCATCTAATGGTTATTTGTTAGTTCCATCAATTGTTTTTATAAGTTTTACCGTAGCCTCTATTGTCTTATCCGTGATGGCTACTAGGCCCAATGTTACGGAAGGAAAGTTTAGTAAAGAAGACGTGGCAAATAAGAAGGTAAATCTATTGTTCTTTGGGAATTTTCATAAAATGGAATTGCCAGATTTTGAATGGGCAATGGAAGAAATGATGCAGGATAAAGATTATTTGTATGGATCATTAACCAAAGATTTATATTTTTTAGGATTGGTGTTAAACAGAAAGTATAAGCTTTTAAGAATTACCTATACCGTTTTTATGATTGGAATTATTGTAAGCGTACTCGTATTTGCACTGGCATTTAAAATGCAGTAA
- a CDS encoding nitric-oxide reductase large subunit has protein sequence MKKIWVGFIGVVILSFIVLIWVGTEIYQKQPPIPRFVKVRNTKEVVFTKEDIQIGQNVWESIGGMEVGSIWGHGSYVAPDWSADWIHKEALYLLNYWSERDFKKAYDFLNEEEKAALKARLIKEVKTNTYDEESKTIVISEERLRAIQENSKYYAAIFSEGHEKYAIPKRALIDKDKLAKLNAFLFWTSWAASTNRIGKEYTYTSNWPHEPLINNTITPDSQIWSGVSIILLILFIGILSYYYIRNHEKGEAVVKPSADPLLNLTMFSSQRAVLKYFFVISLLIVLQVVLGIITVHYTVEGQGFFGFDLAAFLPYSVTRTWHTQLAVFWIAATWLATGLFLAPMISGREMKYQIGGINFLFGALLVIVLGSMLGEWLGIHQFLDLTTNFFFGHQGYEYMDLGRFWQLLLAVGLILWMVMVGRHVWYGIKKNEDAKHLLIILLISVMAIGMFFFSGLMYGENSTLPVINYWRWWLVHLWVEGFFEVFATVIIAYIFSRMKIISIKTAGKASIASATIFLAGGIIGTLHHLYYSGTPVQAIALGATFSALEVVPLTLMGFEIRENWNLLKRHKWVQRYKWPIYFFISVAFWNMLGAGVFGFLINPPIALYYIQGLNTTAVHAHTALFGVYGMLGMGFILICLRFYSNKLWNEKLIKNSFWLLNIGLILMVLLSLLPIGIIQAYTSITKGYSFARDAALLYSPTVQTLKWLRIIGDVVFSIGIVYFCWFVVVLTLNSLSLKRKK, from the coding sequence ATGAAAAAAATTTGGGTAGGATTTATAGGAGTTGTGATACTTTCTTTCATCGTATTAATTTGGGTAGGAACAGAAATTTATCAAAAACAACCGCCAATACCTCGTTTTGTAAAAGTGAGAAATACAAAAGAGGTGGTTTTTACTAAAGAAGATATACAAATAGGGCAAAATGTATGGGAGTCTATTGGAGGCATGGAAGTAGGATCTATTTGGGGGCACGGTAGCTATGTAGCTCCTGATTGGTCTGCTGATTGGATTCATAAAGAAGCATTGTATTTATTGAACTATTGGTCAGAAAGAGATTTTAAGAAAGCATATGATTTTTTAAATGAAGAGGAAAAAGCAGCTTTAAAAGCAAGATTAATTAAAGAAGTAAAAACAAATACCTATGATGAAGAAAGTAAAACAATAGTAATTTCAGAAGAGCGATTAAGAGCGATTCAAGAAAATTCAAAATATTATGCTGCTATTTTTTCAGAAGGACATGAAAAATATGCAATACCGAAAAGGGCTTTAATAGATAAGGATAAATTGGCTAAATTAAATGCTTTTTTATTTTGGACTTCTTGGGCAGCGAGTACAAATCGGATAGGGAAGGAATATACATATACTTCCAATTGGCCACACGAACCTTTAATAAATAATACAATTACACCTGATTCACAAATATGGTCAGGGGTTTCAATCATCTTATTGATCTTGTTTATAGGTATTTTATCTTATTATTATATTAGAAATCATGAAAAGGGAGAAGCAGTTGTAAAACCAAGTGCAGATCCATTGCTAAACTTAACTATGTTTAGTTCTCAAAGGGCAGTGCTAAAGTATTTCTTCGTTATTTCATTGCTTATTGTTTTACAGGTGGTTTTAGGAATCATAACAGTGCATTATACTGTTGAAGGACAGGGGTTTTTTGGGTTTGATTTAGCAGCGTTTTTGCCATATTCAGTAACTAGAACATGGCATACGCAATTGGCTGTTTTTTGGATAGCAGCTACTTGGCTTGCCACTGGGTTGTTTCTAGCACCAATGATTAGTGGTAGAGAAATGAAATATCAAATAGGAGGAATTAATTTCTTATTTGGAGCGTTGCTAGTAATTGTATTGGGTTCTATGCTCGGAGAGTGGCTAGGAATACATCAGTTTTTAGATTTGACAACAAATTTCTTTTTTGGGCATCAAGGGTATGAATACATGGATTTGGGTAGGTTTTGGCAGTTATTATTGGCGGTTGGATTAATCTTATGGATGGTAATGGTAGGAAGACACGTATGGTATGGAATTAAAAAAAATGAAGATGCTAAACATCTGCTTATTATTTTATTAATTTCTGTGATGGCAATAGGGATGTTTTTTTTCTCGGGATTGATGTATGGAGAAAATAGTACCTTACCAGTAATTAACTATTGGCGTTGGTGGTTAGTGCATCTGTGGGTTGAGGGTTTCTTTGAAGTATTTGCTACAGTTATTATTGCTTATATTTTTTCTAGGATGAAAATCATATCTATAAAAACCGCAGGAAAGGCGTCCATAGCTTCCGCAACTATTTTTTTAGCAGGAGGAATAATAGGTACTCTTCATCATTTATATTATTCTGGCACTCCGGTACAAGCAATTGCTTTAGGAGCTACATTTAGCGCCTTGGAGGTGGTTCCTTTAACTCTAATGGGATTTGAAATAAGAGAAAATTGGAATTTATTAAAAAGACATAAATGGGTACAACGCTATAAATGGCCTATATACTTTTTTATATCAGTTGCATTTTGGAATATGCTAGGAGCAGGAGTATTTGGTTTTTTGATAAATCCACCCATAGCATTATATTATATTCAAGGATTAAATACAACAGCGGTGCATGCACATACTGCTTTGTTTGGGGTTTATGGAATGCTAGGAATGGGCTTTATTCTCATTTGTTTACGTTTTTATTCAAATAAACTATGGAATGAAAAGTTAATTAAAAATTCTTTTTGGCTACTCAATATAGGACTAATATTGATGGTATTGCTGAGCTTATTACCTATAGGAATCATACAAGCTTATACTTCTATAACCAAAGGGTATTCTTTTGCTAGAGATGCAGCGTTATTATATAGTCCAACAGTACAAACATTAAAATGGCTCAGAATAATAGGCGATGTAGTTTTTTCAATAGGAATCGTATATTTCTGTTGGTTTGTTGTAGTACTAACACTGAACTCACTATCCTTAAAAAGGAAAAAATAA
- a CDS encoding argininosuccinate synthase: MKKLVIAYSGGLDTSYCAVSLSERGYDVHAVSVNTGGFSEKEIKEIEINAYKMGVSTYKSINAIHTYYTRVVKYLIYGNVLKNNSYPLSVSAERIVQAIEIISYAKKIGAKYIAHGSTGAGNDQVRFDMIFQTLAPEIKIITPIRDLKLTRQEEIDYLKKKGIDITWEKAKYSINKGLWGTSIGGEETLSSEKALPELAYPSQLKKEGEESLKLRFKKGELVGINEVLDTPEKNIEKLNNLAAAYAIGRDIHVGDTIVGIKGRVGFEAAAALIIIKAHHLLEKHTLTKWQMQHKEYLASFYGMHLHEGQYLDPVMRNIEAFLKNSQEQVSGTVMLTLKPYHFILNGINSKHDLMNVKYGSYGEENKGWTAAEAKGFIKIFGNQNKIYQQVNKVI, encoded by the coding sequence ATGAAAAAATTAGTAATAGCCTATAGTGGAGGTTTAGACACATCGTATTGTGCTGTAAGCTTATCTGAAAGAGGATATGACGTTCATGCGGTAAGCGTCAATACAGGAGGATTTTCAGAAAAAGAGATTAAAGAAATAGAGATAAATGCTTATAAAATGGGAGTTTCAACTTATAAGAGTATCAATGCAATTCATACTTATTACACTAGAGTGGTGAAGTACTTAATTTATGGAAATGTATTAAAGAATAATAGCTATCCATTGTCTGTAAGTGCAGAAAGAATTGTTCAAGCCATTGAAATTATTTCCTATGCTAAGAAAATAGGAGCAAAATATATAGCACATGGAAGTACTGGAGCAGGAAATGATCAGGTTCGCTTCGATATGATTTTTCAAACACTAGCTCCAGAAATAAAAATTATTACTCCAATAAGAGATCTGAAATTAACAAGGCAAGAGGAAATAGATTACCTAAAAAAGAAAGGGATTGATATAACATGGGAAAAAGCAAAGTATTCTATTAATAAAGGGCTTTGGGGAACAAGTATTGGGGGAGAAGAGACATTATCTTCTGAAAAAGCATTGCCAGAGTTAGCATATCCATCTCAATTAAAAAAAGAGGGAGAAGAATCACTAAAATTAAGATTTAAAAAAGGAGAATTAGTAGGGATAAATGAGGTTTTAGATACTCCAGAAAAAAATATAGAAAAATTGAATAATCTAGCAGCAGCTTATGCTATAGGTAGAGATATTCATGTGGGCGATACTATCGTAGGTATAAAAGGAAGAGTAGGTTTTGAAGCAGCTGCGGCATTAATTATTATAAAAGCGCATCATTTACTAGAAAAACACACGCTTACAAAATGGCAAATGCAGCACAAAGAGTATCTGGCAAGTTTTTATGGAATGCATTTACATGAAGGGCAGTACTTAGATCCTGTAATGAGAAATATAGAAGCTTTCTTAAAAAATAGCCAAGAGCAGGTTTCAGGAACGGTCATGCTAACGCTAAAACCATATCATTTTATATTGAATGGAATTAATTCTAAGCATGATTTAATGAATGTGAAGTATGGAAGTTATGGTGAAGAGAATAAAGGATGGACAGCAGCAGAGGCAAAAGGGTTTATTAAAATTTTCGGAAACCAAAATAAAATATATCAACAAGTAAACAAAGTAATATGA
- the proC gene encoding pyrroline-5-carboxylate reductase: MRIAIIGTGNLGSSIAKGLLASNVITRLYLTKRNTATLSEFSGYKNVILTNDNQEAIQNSDCVIFAVQPAHLEKILVAIKKSLKENHVLISTITGFSIAKMEAIVGKNRFLIRAMPNTAIAVGKSMTCLCGNVAGEKRIEIAETIFNKVGASIVIPENQMQAATVICASGVAFWMRLIRATTQAAIQLGFDAKEAQKLAMFTSEGAASLLIKTGNHPEQEIDKVTTPKGCTIEGLNEMEHKGLSSSLIQGMVASFDKINSIKSDQL; this comes from the coding sequence ATGAGAATCGCAATTATAGGAACAGGGAACTTAGGGAGTTCTATAGCAAAAGGATTACTAGCAAGCAATGTCATTACAAGGCTGTACTTAACGAAGAGAAATACAGCAACATTATCAGAATTTAGTGGTTATAAAAATGTCATTTTAACCAATGATAATCAGGAAGCGATACAAAATTCAGATTGTGTCATTTTTGCTGTTCAACCAGCACATTTGGAAAAAATATTGGTAGCTATTAAAAAGTCCTTAAAAGAAAATCATGTTTTAATATCAACAATAACAGGCTTTTCTATTGCAAAAATGGAAGCTATCGTAGGAAAAAATAGGTTTTTAATAAGGGCCATGCCAAATACTGCAATTGCTGTAGGGAAATCAATGACCTGTTTGTGTGGAAATGTAGCAGGAGAAAAAAGAATTGAAATAGCAGAAACTATATTTAATAAGGTAGGAGCTTCTATTGTAATTCCAGAAAATCAAATGCAAGCAGCAACCGTAATTTGTGCAAGTGGAGTTGCCTTTTGGATGCGATTGATTAGAGCAACGACACAGGCTGCAATTCAATTAGGATTTGATGCTAAAGAGGCTCAAAAACTTGCAATGTTTACTAGTGAGGGAGCAGCGAGTTTGTTAATAAAAACGGGGAATCACCCAGAGCAAGAGATTGATAAGGTAACTACTCCAAAAGGTTGTACCATAGAAGGATTGAATGAAATGGAGCATAAAGGATTAAGTTCTTCTTTGATACAGGGAATGGTAGCCTCATTTGATAAAATTAATAGTATAAAATCAGATCAATTGTAA
- a CDS encoding RrF2 family transcriptional regulator has translation MFSKSCEYGLRAAIYIAEKSILKEKVGLKAIANAIDSPEAFTGKILQILTKNNIVTSVKGPYGGFFIETSDLKKIQLSTIVRVLDGEKIYKGCGLGLKQCNEKSPCPLHYKFIEIRERLRTMLEQNTLYDVLYTNEIKNTFWLKV, from the coding sequence ATGTTTTCGAAATCTTGTGAATACGGATTAAGAGCTGCTATTTATATAGCAGAAAAATCTATACTAAAAGAAAAGGTAGGTCTGAAGGCTATAGCAAATGCAATAGACTCACCAGAAGCATTTACGGGCAAAATTTTGCAAATTCTAACGAAAAATAATATTGTGACCTCTGTAAAAGGTCCTTATGGAGGTTTTTTTATAGAAACATCAGATTTAAAAAAGATTCAACTAAGCACTATTGTAAGGGTGCTAGATGGAGAAAAAATTTATAAAGGCTGCGGTTTAGGGCTTAAACAATGCAATGAAAAATCACCTTGCCCACTACATTATAAATTTATTGAAATAAGAGAGCGTTTAAGAACTATGCTAGAACAAAATACACTATACGATGTTTTATATACAAACGAAATTAAAAATACCTTCTGGTTAAAAGTATAA
- the argC gene encoding N-acetyl-gamma-glutamyl-phosphate reductase, with protein MIQVGVVGGAGYTAGELIRLLHSHTKVQLSFVYSTSYAGNQISEVHQDLIGDLDKKFVRKIDKKVDVVFLCLGHGKSKTFLKEHIFSETTKIIDLSNDFRLEKEKLFKEKSFIYGLPELSVKAIGKANYIANPGCFATAIQLAILPLAINKLLKDDLHINAVTGATGAGTSLSKTTHFAWRDNNFSYYKPFTHQHLGEIEQTIGKLQGDFEGEIMFIPNRGNFSRGIFTSLYTSFDGTIEEAISIYKAFYKEAPFTFISDKEIHLKQVVNTNKCLLHLQKHKNKLLISSAIDNLLKGASGQAIQNMNLLFGFEETEGLQLKANFF; from the coding sequence ATGATACAAGTAGGAGTTGTAGGAGGGGCAGGCTATACTGCTGGAGAATTGATACGGTTATTACATTCACATACAAAGGTTCAGTTGAGCTTTGTATATAGTACTTCGTATGCAGGGAATCAAATTAGCGAAGTTCATCAAGATTTAATAGGAGATTTAGATAAAAAATTTGTGCGTAAAATAGATAAAAAGGTCGATGTCGTTTTTTTGTGTTTGGGACATGGTAAGTCGAAAACTTTTTTAAAAGAACATATTTTTTCAGAAACTACTAAAATTATTGACTTGAGCAATGATTTTAGATTGGAAAAGGAGAAGCTTTTTAAAGAGAAGAGTTTTATATATGGTTTGCCAGAATTGTCAGTTAAAGCAATTGGAAAAGCTAATTATATAGCAAATCCAGGTTGTTTTGCAACGGCAATACAATTGGCAATCTTACCATTAGCAATAAATAAACTGTTAAAGGATGACCTTCATATAAACGCTGTGACAGGAGCAACAGGAGCAGGCACTTCGTTATCTAAAACCACGCATTTTGCATGGAGAGATAATAATTTTTCATATTACAAGCCTTTTACACATCAACATTTAGGAGAAATAGAACAGACTATAGGAAAATTACAAGGAGATTTTGAAGGAGAAATAATGTTTATCCCGAATAGAGGGAATTTTTCAAGAGGAATCTTTACAAGCTTATACACTTCTTTTGATGGAACCATAGAAGAGGCCATTTCAATATATAAAGCGTTTTATAAAGAAGCTCCGTTTACATTTATTTCAGATAAAGAAATTCATTTGAAACAGGTGGTCAATACGAATAAATGTTTACTTCATTTACAAAAACATAAAAATAAATTGTTGATATCTAGCGCAATAGATAATTTGCTGAAAGGAGCTTCTGGACAAGCGATACAAAACATGAATTTATTGTTTGGTTTTGAAGAAACAGAAGGACTACAATTAAAAGCTAACTTTTTTTAA